In Vibrio pomeroyi, the genomic window GCCTGTGAAGGTCCAAGCACTGAACTGCGTCATAAACGCAGTTGCGCCAACCATCCACCAAAGCATGTTACCACCCCCGCGGAAATAATCACTGGTTGTACTGGTGAACGTTCTAAACATCCAACCTATTGCTATAAGGAAAAGGAAATAAATTCCTACGATCAGAGTATTGAGTTCCATGTATAAGTCTTCTTTATTATTAATATCTGAAGAGCATATTATCCGTAGAAATTTTAATTTGTAGTATTATAAGTCAAGGTTGTGATAGACCGTATAAACTTGAATATTTGATTTTTAGGCATGAATGAAACGTCAATAAATAAAGAATAGAGCACTATAAACTAAGCATTCAAAATCAATGCCTTACAAACATTTCAATCAGTAACCCAGTCAGAAATAATTAACTTTTGTCGTCTCTATAAATAGATTTTAGTTTACTTAAAATTCATTTAATGCATCCGATTAATATCTGAATTCTTAGATATTTGATTCAATGAATAGAGCGCAAAAAACAATATACAGCTCGCAAAACCACCTCTTATTGTAATTAATCGGCGTTATCTAGAGAATCGCAAAAAATACACAAAACGTGGGAGTCGGTTTAGTAATAAGTAAGAGAAAGCTGTTGAAAAGAGGAAACTTAGAGGAAAGCAAAAATCAAATTGATTACCACAACACAGGGTCAGTTGCTGTAATCAAGTCATACAAAATACGGTCGTATAAGACAAGTTCGAGAAGATAGTTTGAAACGGATAATTTGAAACAGTATCAGATTGAAACGGTATCAGATTGAACCGCGGTATTCGGTTGGGGTTCTTCCTGTACGGTTTTTGAATACTCGGCAGAAGTAGTTCACATCTTTAAAGCCGCAACGAACCGACACTTCATTGAGCTTGAAGTTGTACTTCTTAAGCATGAACTTAGCGCGGTCGACTCGCACGCGCGTGATGTACTCGGCCAACGTCATGTGGCCTTGTTGGCGGAACATTCGCGACAAGTGATTGGATGAAATACTAAAGCGCGAGGCGATGCTGTCACGGGTGATGTGGCGGTGGAAGTTCTCTTGAATGTAGATACAAATGCCCTGATACACATCCTGCACTCGGCTGTGAGATTTCTCGACAGGCGCATCTAGCATGGTCTTACTGTATTGCAGCAGCGCTTGCAGTAGCAGCTCATCCATCGGCTGCTTATTACTCTCCCTCGCGAGTGAGCTGAGCGCCTCTAGAATGTTATCAATCGCAAAACCCGAGCGAGTCTGAATACTGTGCTTTTGAATATCGTAGAAGCTCTCTTCCCCTTTGCGCTTGCTCACCAAGCTTAAACCCAGCTGACGACGACCAAACAACATGCTCAGCACCGAGCAATCAGTATCCCAATTGGGCTTATTCCAACAGTTCGGTGGGATGAAAATCGCATCCCCTGCTTTCGCAACAACGTTGGTAATTTTGCGATCATGACTCTCCATTTCATTTATATACTCTCCGTCTAGCACCAGCTCTAAACGTGGAAAGTTCACCTGATAACTGCATGCTGAAGGCGTATGAAAATCTCCAGCAAACCAGATGTTGTGAAACGGTTCTCGCTCGTTTAATACCGACGAGATTAGGTCATGAAATATCATTTATTAGAACTCTTATGGGCAGCAATAAGGCTACGGCAATAGATATACTCCTTAGTGAAACATAGCGCTATTGAGCAAAATCACAATTTGAGATCTAGGTTACAAAAATCCAGTATTGGGAATAAATCTCCAGTCACAAATCTGATATAGCACATTGTTCCCCCGATGACTCCGCACGCCGAAGCCCTTGTAAATAATAGCCTCAAGCAGGGTCAACCCATGTCAATAGAGGCCGAAAAACGCGCCACTAACCGATCAAAATCACACTCCATTTATAACGCAACAATCATCCAGTAAATGCATTTTTTCTTCACTACAGAAGGCAAGTAATCAATTTCAGAATACCCCTAACAAAATAAAAATGAGTAGGGGTTCGTTATGATCACGACATTGATCAATCAAGATTTGATTAAGCTTTCGCTTAACGCCAATTCCAAAGAAGACGTATTTAAAGAGCTGATAGACGTGCTGTACGCACAAGGT contains:
- a CDS encoding helix-turn-helix transcriptional regulator, giving the protein MIFHDLISSVLNEREPFHNIWFAGDFHTPSACSYQVNFPRLELVLDGEYINEMESHDRKITNVVAKAGDAIFIPPNCWNKPNWDTDCSVLSMLFGRRQLGLSLVSKRKGEESFYDIQKHSIQTRSGFAIDNILEALSSLARESNKQPMDELLLQALLQYSKTMLDAPVEKSHSRVQDVYQGICIYIQENFHRHITRDSIASRFSISSNHLSRMFRQQGHMTLAEYITRVRVDRAKFMLKKYNFKLNEVSVRCGFKDVNYFCRVFKNRTGRTPTEYRGSI